The following are encoded together in the Lentisphaera araneosa HTCC2155 genome:
- a CDS encoding type II toxin-antitoxin system VapC family toxin: MSHKKYLVDTCIIIDFLRGKEGAKEFISNELENICISVVTVAELYAGVKGKSEETQLGSFLGLFSMIELNKDISISSGYLKNKYYKSHNAGLADCMIAATALEYDFNLVTNNFKHFPMVEDKIKIL; encoded by the coding sequence ATGTCACATAAAAAATATTTAGTAGACACATGTATCATTATTGATTTCCTCAGAGGCAAAGAAGGTGCAAAAGAATTCATTTCAAATGAACTAGAAAACATATGTATTTCTGTAGTTACAGTTGCTGAACTATATGCTGGAGTAAAAGGAAAAAGCGAAGAAACCCAATTAGGTAGTTTTTTAGGTTTATTTTCAATGATTGAGCTCAATAAAGACATTTCTATTAGTTCTGGTTACCTGAAAAATAAATATTATAAATCACATAATGCTGGATTAGCAGACTGCATGATTGCTGCTACTGCACTTGAATATGACTTTAATCTAGTAACAAACAACTTTAAGCACTTTCCAATGGTAGAGGATAAAATAAAAATACTCTAA
- a CDS encoding ribbon-helix-helix domain-containing protein, with product MIRTQVYITKEEKESLESLAQSTGKSQSELIRNAIDTFIESNNTKNKKASLLNAFGMWKTNDHDFQQTRESMDR from the coding sequence ATGATACGTACTCAAGTCTATATAACTAAAGAAGAAAAAGAAAGTTTAGAGTCATTAGCTCAATCAACAGGTAAAAGCCAAAGTGAACTAATCAGAAATGCTATTGACACATTTATCGAAAGTAATAATACTAAAAATAAAAAAGCTTCATTATTAAACGCATTTGGTATGTGGAAAACAAATGATCATGACTTCCAACAAACTCGTGAGAGCATGGATCGATAA
- a CDS encoding group II intron maturase-specific domain-containing protein — translation MTKMKDTVRKHTRRCNWQSVEEIIKGLRPSLKGWYEYFKHSNRWAMLEVDAFFRRRLRSIIAKYNRKKGSHRFIDNRKYTKKYFAELGFFSLEEAWLLESQSLRSKH, via the coding sequence ATGACTAAAATGAAAGACACTGTGCGAAAGCATACGAGGCGTTGTAACTGGCAATCGGTAGAAGAAATCATTAAAGGTCTCAGGCCTAGTCTCAAAGGTTGGTATGAGTACTTCAAACACTCAAATCGTTGGGCTATGCTCGAAGTTGATGCTTTCTTTCGTCGAAGGTTACGAAGTATTATCGCTAAGTACAATCGTAAGAAAGGTTCACATCGCTTTATAGATAACAGGAAATATACCAAGAAATACTTTGCAGAGCTAGGGTTCTTTTCACTGGAAGAGGCTTGGCTATTGGAATCTCAGTCTCTTCGGAGTAAGCATTGA
- a CDS encoding ABC transporter ATP-binding protein — protein MTKALLTINELSCHFGSFCAVDKISFELIPGECFALLGSSGCGKTTALRAIAGLETPSHGTIQHQEQIFFDQQTNLAPNLRNTGFIFQDYAIFPHLSIQDNITFGIKDASQKKAHLERLLKLLGLEEHAKKMPHQVSGGQLQRVAIARTLAIKPSLVLMDEPFSNLDATLARRLRNEIRQIFKAEGVSSILVTHNQEEAFDFADRMAVMEQGKILQIGTPEDLYQQPQTAQIASFFGHCQIISGQAQGKTATTAIGDVPLQQERQGHCQILLRPENMRIMPNAESSLSIKEVRFLGARKEVSIQTPDNEIFVNVSARSQIKVGDSISITAIDPCPSF, from the coding sequence GAATGCTTTGCATTACTCGGCTCAAGTGGTTGCGGCAAAACTACTGCACTTCGTGCTATTGCTGGTTTAGAGACGCCGAGCCACGGCACTATTCAACACCAAGAGCAAATCTTTTTTGATCAGCAGACCAACCTCGCGCCCAATTTGCGCAACACGGGTTTTATCTTCCAAGACTACGCCATCTTCCCTCATTTATCGATTCAAGATAACATTACTTTTGGCATTAAGGATGCGAGTCAAAAAAAGGCTCATCTCGAACGCTTGCTCAAGCTACTCGGCCTCGAAGAACACGCAAAAAAAATGCCCCATCAAGTTTCTGGTGGTCAGCTCCAACGCGTCGCCATTGCTCGAACACTCGCCATCAAACCCTCTCTAGTACTCATGGACGAACCCTTCTCTAACCTCGACGCAACACTTGCGCGTCGCCTAAGAAACGAGATCCGTCAGATTTTTAAAGCCGAAGGCGTCAGCTCTATCCTCGTCACTCATAATCAAGAGGAAGCCTTTGATTTTGCCGATCGCATGGCGGTCATGGAACAAGGAAAGATCCTTCAAATCGGCACTCCCGAAGACCTATACCAACAGCCCCAAACAGCTCAAATTGCCTCCTTTTTTGGTCACTGCCAAATCATTTCTGGACAAGCCCAAGGAAAAACTGCCACTACCGCAATTGGCGACGTCCCCCTTCAACAAGAACGCCAAGGTCATTGCCAAATACTACTTCGCCCTGAAAACATGCGTATCATGCCTAATGCTGAAAGCTCTTTATCTATCAAAGAAGTTCGTTTCCTCGGCGCACGCAAAGAAGTCAGTATCCAAACCCCCGATAATGAAATATTTGTCAACGTCAGCGCACGTTCCCAAATCAAAGTGGGCGATAGCATCAGCATCACCGCTATAGACCCCTGCCCCTCTTTCTAG